From the Lepisosteus oculatus isolate fLepOcu1 chromosome 1, fLepOcu1.hap2, whole genome shotgun sequence genome, one window contains:
- the rdh5 gene encoding retinol dehydrogenase 5 produces the protein MIWLYGLAAVIALWALVWLWRDSLVISGIPEKYVFVTGCDSGFGNLLCKRLDRRGFHVLAGCLTQKGADDLQRSTGPKLKTILLDVTDSASVQKAVEWVKGEVGDRGLWGLVNNAGRSVPMGPTEWMKMEDFHSTLRVNMMGVIETTLAFLTLLKRGRGRVVNVASVLGRVAANGGGYCISKFGVESFSDCLRRDIHYFGIKVSIIEPGFFKTQVTSLEPIERELHRLWNQLSPEVRDSYGEKYFEKYIKIQRFIMNTFCDPDLSKVTNCMEHALTARYPRTRYSAGWDAKVAWIPFSYAPACVIDSMLNMVLPRPVHSVS, from the exons ATGATATGGCTGTACGGGCTAGCTGCGGTGATAGCGCTGTGGGCGCTGGTGTGGCTGTGGCGGGACAGCCTGGTCATCAGCGGGATACCAGAGAAGTACGTCTTCGTGACTGGCTGTGACTCGGGCTTCGGGAACCTGCTGTGCAAGAGGCTGGACCGGCGGGGCTTCCACGTGCTGGCGGGCTGCCTGACGCAGAAGGGGGCGGATGACCTGCAGCGCTCCACAGGGCCCAAACTCAAAACCATCCTCCTGGACGTCACCGACAGCGCCAGCGTGCAGAAGGCCGTGGAGTGGGTGAAGGGAGAGGTCGGGGACAGAG GATTGTGGGGCCTGGTCAACAACGCAGGACGCTCGGTGCCCATGGGACCTACAGAGTGGATGAAGATGGAGGACTTCCACAGCACCCTGCGAGTCAACATGATGGGCGTCATCGAGACCACGCTGGCCTTCCTGACCCTGCTGAAGCGTGGCCGCGGGCGGGTGGTCAACGTGGCTTCGGTGCTGGGGAGAGTGGCTGCCAATGGGGGCGGCTACTGCATCTCCAAATTCGGCGTGGAATCCTTCTCTGACTGCCTCAG gaGGGATATCCACTACTTTGGGATCAAGGTGAGCATCATCGAGCCAGGCTTCTTCAAGACGCAGGTGACCAGTTTGGAGCCGATTGAGAGGGAACTGCACAGGCTGTGGAACCAGCTCAGCCCGGAGGTGCGCGACAGCTACGGAGAGAAGTACTTCGAGAAGT ATATCAAGATCCAGCGTTTCATCATGAACACGTTCTGCGATCCGGATCTCAGCAAAGTAACCAACTGCATGGAGCATGCGCTGACTGCCCGGTACCCCCGCACCCGCTACAGTGCTGGCTGGGATGCCAAGGTGGCCTGGATCCCCTTCTCCTATGCCCCTGCCTGCGTCATTGACAGCATGCTCAACATGGTGCTGCCCCGTCCCGTGCACAGCGTCTCCTAG
- the bloc1s1 gene encoding biogenesis of lysosome-related organelles complex 1 subunit 1 — protein sequence MLSRLLKEHQAKQNERKELQERRRREAIAAATCLTEALVDHLNVGVAQAYVNQRKLDHEVKTLQIQASQFAKQTAQWISMVEGFNQALKEIGDVENWARSIEMDMRTIATALEYVHKGHLQPTS from the exons ATGCTTTCTCGCCTCCTAAAAGAACACCAAGCAAAGCAGAATGAGAGGAAAGAGCTACAAG AGCGGCGCAGGCGTGAAGCGATCGCAGCAGCCACCTGTTTGACCGAAGCCCTGGTAGACCACCTCAATGTGGG GGTGGCCCAGGCGTATGTCAACCAGCGCAAACTGGACCATGAGGTGAAGACGCTTCAAATCCAGGCCAGTCAGTTTGCCAAGCAGACAGCCCAGTGGATTAGTATGGTGGAGGGCTTCAACCAGGCCCTGAAG GAGATTGGGGATGTGGAGAACTGGGCCCGCAGTATTGAGATGGACATGCGGACAATCGCCACGGCGCTGGAGTACGTGCACAAAGGCCACCTGCAGCCTACCTCTTAA